TCCTCCTTCCAGAAGCTTGAAGAGGCGCTTGGCATGCTCCTTCTCCTGATTGGCGGTCTCTTCAAAAATCTCGGCAATCTGTACGAATCCTTCTTTTTTCGCCTGGCCGGCGAAATAGGTGTAGCGGTTCCGGGCCTGTGATTCTCCGGAGAATGCGGTGAGGATGTTCTTTTCTGTGCGGGTACCTTTCAGCGACATACGATCTCCTTTCTTAGGCCTGCTTTTGGATTAAAACGGGGCCAAGACAGATGGTTTGAGACGGATTACCAGATAATAGATATTACTATTAAGGAATTTCCTGAAATGTCAAGTCCCGACGGAAATTTTTTTAATCCTTTTTGCGACAGGCACTGCAGATGCCGCGAATTTCCACATGCACCGAATTGATCGCGCCCAAACTGGAAATCTCTTCAGGGGCCAACAGTTGATCGAAGGATGTGCTGTAAAAATCGCGCACCAGGCCGCATTCCGTGCAGATGAAGTGGTGGTGCCGATCGATGTTGGCGTCGAAGCGCATACTCTCTCCGGCGGCGCTGACCCGGGAAATAATCCCTTCTTTAACGAAAAGGCGCAGGGTCCGGTAAACCGTGTCCAGAGAAATTGACGGAATCCGTTCGCGGACGCGCTCATATAAGGTTTCCGCGTTCGGATGTTCCTCGGTCGCCAGCAATTCCCGATAGATTTCGGTCCGCTGATGGGTGGCCTTGATGCCCTTTTGATGACAGAACTCCGGAAAAGCTGCCAGGAGACGCTCTATCGTATTGTCGGTGGAGGTTTTCAAGTTCGGCGTCCTCCAAGTAGTTTTGATTACTGATTGCAGTATACCCGACTTTGAGGAGGACGTTGATCATTTAATAAATTTTTTTGCGGTCGCTTTGGCCATCCCGGCCGGGAGAGGTCATGCGTCTTGACAATCAATATTCCCGCGCTATATTGATCTCTCAATAACGGAGGAGGTCCAATAATGGATTTGAACCAATGTGCCTGTTCGGGGAAAACTCTTGCCCGGCTCGTTCGCCCGGCCGTGCTGGCTATCCTTGCCCGGGGGGAAACCCATGGCTACGATCTCGTTCAGCAACTGAGCGGGCTGGACATTTATGGAAAAATGCCGCCGGATACCAGCGGGATCTACAAGGTACTCAAATCCATGGAGGGGGAAGGTCTGGTTTCCTCCAGTTGGGAGTTGAGTGACAACGGGCCGGCCAAACGGCGATATGCTTTGACCGCCGCAGGCGGGGAATGCCTGCGGCGTTGGTGCGAAACCCTGCAAGCCTACCGCAGGCAGATCGACGGTCTCCTGGCCCTGTTGAAACCGGAAACGGTTGAAAAAACCAGAAGCAGGGAGTCCATTGCACCGGCTGAATAAGCGGTTGATGACTTCGGGTTCAACAAGGTTCTTCTGATGTTCCATCCCCGGCAACCATCCCTGGCCGTCCCCCGTTTCAGCGCAAGGTTCGGACGCCCCATCTGGAGCCTCGGCTCGGCGGTATTCGCCATTGTCCTCTGGCAAGGCATCGCTTGGGCGGTGCAGGCGGCCCGCGGCGTACCTTTTCCCACTCCCCTGGACTGTCTTCTGGCTTTGCGTCATCTGCTCGCAGGCGCCATCTTCCTCGAATACAGCATTTATCACCACCTCCAGGTCAGCCTTGCCCGCTGGGCGGCAGGTTTCGGCATCGGCCTGGGGACCGGTCTGGCTTACGCGTTTGTCGCCGGATGGTGCCGCCCGGTGCGTTTGGTGACCATGCCCACTGTGGAGGTTCTGCAGGTGGTGCCGGGGCTGGCCTGGATACCAGTGGCCATTCTGCTGTTCGGGCTCAACCAGACCGCGACCGTGGCCATGATCGCCTTGACAGCCTTTCCGGCTGTGGCCATCGCCGGAGTGATGGGAATGCAGAGCGTGGACAGGCGCTACGTCCGGGCCGGCCGAATGTGCGGAGCCGGCCCGCTTTCGCTGTTTGCCACGGTTTTTCTGCCCGGCGCCCTGCCGCATCTGCTGAGCGGGCTGCGCATTGCCCTGGGAGCCGCCTGGCGGGTTTTGGTGGCGGCGGAGATGGTCGTCGGATCCGGCGACGGGCTCGGCTACGCCATCATCCAGGCCCGCTGGACCATGGACTACGTCTCGGCGTTCGTCTGCATTGCAATTATCGCTCTGCTTGGGCTCGGTCTCGAACGCCTGGTTTTGTCCCCTCTTGAAAGAAACACGATCAGGCGCTGGGGGATCAGCCATGAGCACTGAGATTTCCCTGGCTCTCGATCATGTGGGCAAGGTCTTTCCCGGACAGGGACGCCAGGGCGGAGTTACGGCGCTCTCCGGACTGGAGCTTGAGATCAAGCGGGGTGAATTTGTGGCTGTCGTAGGGCCGAGTGGCTGTGGCAAGTCGACTCTGATCGACCTGCTGGCAGGTTTTACTCGTCCCACATCCGGCTCGATCCTGGCAGCAGGCAGGCCGGTGACCGGACCGGGACCCGACAGGGTGGTGGTTTTTCAGGATCATGCCGTCTTCCCCTGGTACACTGCCATCGGCAACGTCGCCTACGGCCTGCGACGGCAGGGGGTGCCCAGGCAGGAGGCCAGAAAGCGTGCCGGGGAGGCACTGGTTCGGGTCGGCCTCGGGGAATTTCTGCATGCTCATCCTTTTGCATTATCGGGAGGCATGCGGCAGCGGGTGGCGCTGGCACGCGCCCTGGTCCTGAATCCGGAAGTTCTGCTGCTGGACGAGCCCTTCGCAGCCCTGGATGCCGTGACCAGGGCTCGACTGCAGGATGAACTGACGGCTCTTTGGATGGAGTTCGGCTGGACGGTTATTTTCGTCACCCATACCCTGGCCGAGGCCGTTTATCTGGCTGATCGGGTGGTCATGCTGGATCGCCCCCCGGCCGGGCTGCGCGGGATCGAGTCGGTCGACCTTCCCCGCCCGCGCCATCGTCGCGACGCGCGGCTCATCGAGTATGTCGAACGCCTGGATGAACGTCTTGGCGGCCGTCCTGAGGATGCGAACGGCGAGTCCTGTATCTGCGCCCGAATTTAACGACCGGTTTTTATCTCGTACTCGTACGCGTAATCGTAATTCTGGTCGACGAAAGGATCTTTTCGAGTACGAGTACGACAACCTTTCCGCTGGCGCTTTACTGAACCAGGAGATGCCATGTCTTCAAAAATCCGCACCCTCATCCCGATTGCCCTCCTCGTCTTTG
The genomic region above belongs to Syntrophotaleaceae bacterium and contains:
- a CDS encoding ABC transporter ATP-binding protein; translated protein: MSTEISLALDHVGKVFPGQGRQGGVTALSGLELEIKRGEFVAVVGPSGCGKSTLIDLLAGFTRPTSGSILAAGRPVTGPGPDRVVVFQDHAVFPWYTAIGNVAYGLRRQGVPRQEARKRAGEALVRVGLGEFLHAHPFALSGGMRQRVALARALVLNPEVLLLDEPFAALDAVTRARLQDELTALWMEFGWTVIFVTHTLAEAVYLADRVVMLDRPPAGLRGIESVDLPRPRHRRDARLIEYVERLDERLGGRPEDANGESCICARI
- a CDS encoding PadR family transcriptional regulator; amino-acid sequence: MDLNQCACSGKTLARLVRPAVLAILARGETHGYDLVQQLSGLDIYGKMPPDTSGIYKVLKSMEGEGLVSSSWELSDNGPAKRRYALTAAGGECLRRWCETLQAYRRQIDGLLALLKPETVEKTRSRESIAPAE
- a CDS encoding transcriptional repressor, whose translation is MKTSTDNTIERLLAAFPEFCHQKGIKATHQRTEIYRELLATEEHPNAETLYERVRERIPSISLDTVYRTLRLFVKEGIISRVSAAGESMRFDANIDRHHHFICTECGLVRDFYSTSFDQLLAPEEISSLGAINSVHVEIRGICSACRKKD
- a CDS encoding ABC transporter permease, with translation MFHPRQPSLAVPRFSARFGRPIWSLGSAVFAIVLWQGIAWAVQAARGVPFPTPLDCLLALRHLLAGAIFLEYSIYHHLQVSLARWAAGFGIGLGTGLAYAFVAGWCRPVRLVTMPTVEVLQVVPGLAWIPVAILLFGLNQTATVAMIALTAFPAVAIAGVMGMQSVDRRYVRAGRMCGAGPLSLFATVFLPGALPHLLSGLRIALGAAWRVLVAAEMVVGSGDGLGYAIIQARWTMDYVSAFVCIAIIALLGLGLERLVLSPLERNTIRRWGISHEH